Below is a window of Streptomyces qaidamensis DNA.
GCGGTACGCGGCCGGGGTCACCCCCAGCACCCGGCGGAACCAGCGGGTGAGGTGCGCCTGGTCGGCGAAGCCGACGAGGCCCGCGACCTCGGCGGGACGCAGTCCGGCTTCCAGCAGGCCGCGGGCCCTGGCCACCCGGTGCTGGGCGAGCCAGGCGTACGGCGGTACGCCCATGGTCGTGCGGAAGGCGCGGAGAAGTTGGTAGCGGGACAGGCCGAGATCGGTGGCGAGGGAGGCCAGGGAGGGGGGTTCCAGCAGTTCGTCGGCGAGGCGGTCGCGTACGGTCCTGGCGATGCCGTCGGCGCCGGTCACGGTGTCGCTCGTCGCCCGGGCCGTGGAGTGGCGGCGGGCCAGGGCCGTGAGCAGCCAGGGCAGCCGGGACTCGGCTTCCAGGGGGTCGGGGCAGGCGCTGATGTCGGTGTGGGCGGCGCGCAGGGCCGCCGCCAGTTCCGGGTCGTGCAGGACGGGGTCGCGGAAGTGCGGGAGGCCGCCGAGGGTGCCGTCGGCCAGGAGGGCCGGTCCGGCGTAGAGGGCCTGGTAGGCGTAGCCGTCGCAGGCGGCCGGGCCGCCGGTGTGCATCTCGCCGGGCTCCAGGACGACGATCGAGCCGGGGTAGGAGTGGATGTGCCCGCCCCGGTAGGCGATGACCTCCGAGCCGCCGACCGTGACGCCGACGGTGAACTCGTCGTGGGCGTGGGGTGCGTAGACGTGCTGGTCGAAGTGGGCGGTGAGGAGGTCGAGGGACGGGCCGGCACGGCCGAGTCGTGCCCTCGTCCATCGCGCCTGCTCTCGTATCCCCATGTGGCCCACCCCCGCCCACAGGGGATCAGAGGAGGTCGGCCGTGTCCAGGTCGAAGGCGAACGGTTCGGGAAGCGTGACGGGCTTGCCGAAGGGGCGGGCGCAGTGCTCGCGGTAGTCGTCTTCCTTCGGCTCGCTGAACACCGTGACCTGAGCCGTGTCCCGGTCGACGAGCAGGTAGAGCGGGATGCCCGCGCGGGCGTAGCAGCGGCGCTTGGCCTCGCGGTCGGCCTGCGGCTTGGTGGAGGTCACCTCCATCACCATGGCGACGCCGTCGCAGGGCATCCAGGAGCCGACTCCGCCGAACAAGTCGAGCCGGAGGGGGCCGAAGGTGACGTCGGGAACCAAGTGGTTCTTGGGGCAGGCGCCGC
It encodes the following:
- a CDS encoding AraC family transcriptional regulator, whose translation is MGIREQARWTRARLGRAGPSLDLLTAHFDQHVYAPHAHDEFTVGVTVGGSEVIAYRGGHIHSYPGSIVVLEPGEMHTGGPAACDGYAYQALYAGPALLADGTLGGLPHFRDPVLHDPELAAALRAAHTDISACPDPLEAESRLPWLLTALARRHSTARATSDTVTGADGIARTVRDRLADELLEPPSLASLATDLGLSRYQLLRAFRTTMGVPPYAWLAQHRVARARGLLEAGLRPAEVAGLVGFADQAHLTRWFRRVLGVTPAAYRNSVQDTGR
- a CDS encoding Uma2 family endonuclease → MTAMAHEPLSQEEVLLEGFLALDTPEGFRAELIEGEIVVTPPPDGDHEKYISRIVRQVIKQSRTDMDFSGNKGLKLTRGGACPKNHLVPDVTFGPLRLDLFGGVGSWMPCDGVAMVMEVTSTKPQADREAKRRCYARAGIPLYLLVDRDTAQVTVFSEPKEDDYREHCARPFGKPVTLPEPFAFDLDTADLL